Proteins found in one Candidatus Zixiibacteriota bacterium genomic segment:
- the nadB gene encoding L-aspartate oxidase, with amino-acid sequence MSQRRFRLSHIEEHDCDFLVIGSGIAGLWTALCLAPHGNVLIVTKKDEVESNTNYAQGGIAAVVSSLDSIAQHVEDTLTAGAGLCKPRVVRHVVTEAPAMIRALIDVGVQFSFRRARRSLNNLDVGLEGGHSAARVVHASDLTGREIEAALLRALRSQKSVILLEHHIAIDLLTHNRGSARRCVGAMIFDRQRRVLMRASSPATVLATGGAGQVYRFTTNPRIATGDGVAMAFRAGCRVANMEFVQFHPTRLHVPGSGRFLISEALRGAGGILRNRRGEAFMEHVHPLGDLAPRDIVARAIMAECRRTRSRCAYLDMTHLKAGFIRERFPNIHRRCKQLGLDMTREPIPVLPAAHYMCGGIITDLRGQTDIAGLWAAGEVACTGLHGANRLASNSLLEAMVFAQAASLSAIGIIKRLRKTLPRAPRDVSGMRIGHRSGSSRAWTALRLLMWDRVGILRDGQGLTSAVATLRQLRSRLDSQIRREGFNADALELRNAMLVSMLIAASALKRRESRGLHERLDFPQTDDDNWRHDTILKGPRI; translated from the coding sequence GTCGCTTTCGACTGTCACACATCGAAGAGCACGACTGCGACTTCCTGGTGATCGGCTCGGGGATTGCCGGACTGTGGACCGCGCTGTGCCTGGCGCCGCACGGAAATGTCCTGATCGTCACGAAGAAGGACGAAGTTGAATCGAATACCAATTACGCGCAGGGCGGCATCGCGGCGGTGGTCTCGAGTCTGGATTCGATCGCACAGCACGTCGAGGACACGTTGACCGCCGGGGCGGGGTTGTGCAAGCCGCGCGTCGTTCGTCATGTCGTTACCGAAGCACCCGCCATGATTCGGGCGCTGATCGATGTGGGCGTGCAGTTTTCCTTTCGACGCGCCCGCCGCTCTCTGAACAATCTCGACGTCGGGCTGGAGGGCGGACACTCGGCGGCGCGGGTTGTGCACGCTTCCGATCTGACCGGCCGCGAGATCGAAGCCGCGCTCTTGCGCGCGCTGCGGAGCCAGAAATCGGTGATTCTTCTCGAGCATCACATTGCGATCGACCTGCTGACTCACAATCGCGGTTCGGCGCGTCGTTGTGTCGGCGCGATGATCTTCGACCGTCAACGCCGTGTACTCATGCGCGCCTCATCGCCGGCGACCGTGCTGGCCACCGGTGGCGCCGGGCAGGTCTATCGGTTCACGACCAATCCGCGCATCGCGACCGGCGATGGGGTGGCGATGGCCTTCCGCGCCGGCTGCCGGGTCGCCAATATGGAGTTTGTCCAATTCCACCCCACGCGGCTGCACGTTCCCGGCTCGGGACGTTTCCTCATCTCCGAAGCGCTGCGCGGGGCAGGGGGGATTCTGCGCAACCGTCGCGGCGAGGCATTCATGGAGCATGTGCATCCGTTGGGCGATCTGGCGCCGCGCGACATTGTCGCCCGCGCCATCATGGCCGAATGCCGACGCACCCGTTCGCGGTGCGCCTATCTGGACATGACCCACTTGAAGGCGGGCTTCATCCGGGAGCGGTTCCCCAATATCCACCGCCGCTGCAAACAGCTCGGACTGGACATGACCAGGGAACCGATTCCGGTGCTGCCGGCGGCGCATTACATGTGCGGCGGCATCATCACCGACTTGCGGGGCCAGACCGATATTGCCGGACTCTGGGCCGCCGGCGAAGTCGCATGCACCGGACTGCACGGCGCCAATCGCTTGGCCTCCAATTCACTCCTGGAAGCGATGGTGTTCGCACAGGCGGCGTCGCTGTCGGCCATCGGAATAATCAAGCGACTCAGAAAGACTCTGCCCCGCGCACCCCGGGATGTATCAGGGATGCGCATCGGTCACCGGTCTGGATCAAGCCGCGCCTGGACGGCACTGCGTCTGTTGATGTGGGATCGGGTCGGCATTCTGCGCGACGGGCAAGGGCTCACGTCGGCGGTTGCGACATTGCGACAACTCCGGAGCCGACTGGACTCTCAGATTCGACGAGAGGGGTTCAACGCCGACGCGCTGGAACTGCGTAATGCCATGCTTGTCAGCATGCTCATCGCCGCCAGCGCCCTGAAACGGCGCGAATCGCGCGGGCTGCACGAACGGCTCGACTTCCCGCAAACCGATGACGATAATTGGCGACACGACACGATCCTGAAGGGACCGCGCATTTGA
- the guaA gene encoding glutamine-hydrolyzing GMP synthase: MSASRSEAIWILDFGSQYTQLIARRIRELGVFSRVVGPDIRPEAIDWNEARGLIFSGGPASANDPGAPTCDPSLFGKDCPKLGICYGLQLYAISHGGRLAESTRREYGRAVMTRQGDDALWDGLPRQFNVWMSHGDSVATLPPGMKAIGQTDAVPLAAMSDASRRFWGIQFHPEVEHTEHGREILRAFVYDICHCQGGWDAGVFTEQAITEVRQQVGDGHVLLGVSGGVDSAVLAVLLKRAIGTRSHPVFVDTGLLRDDEATEVTDALRSAGVEIRPVDAGQRFLSALAGVTDPELKRKAIGRVFIEVFEEEAKRIGPIDFLAQGTLYPDWIESVSVAGPSAVIKSHHNVGGLPDRMHLKLVEPLKWLFKDEVRAVGRTLGLPAPVLGRHPFPGPGLAVRIPGSITSPDLALLRAADRIFIAELRNSGWYDKVWQAFCVLLPVHSVGVMGDHRTYEKSLALRAVTSADGMTADWAELPYELLKRVSNRIINEVPGINRVCYDISSKPPATIEWE, translated from the coding sequence ATGTCAGCAAGCCGATCAGAGGCCATCTGGATTCTCGACTTCGGGTCGCAGTACACGCAGTTGATCGCACGGCGCATCCGTGAGCTGGGGGTCTTCTCGCGCGTCGTCGGGCCCGACATCAGGCCCGAGGCCATCGATTGGAACGAGGCCCGGGGGTTGATCTTCTCCGGCGGCCCGGCATCGGCCAACGATCCCGGAGCGCCGACATGCGATCCGTCGTTATTCGGGAAAGACTGTCCCAAGCTCGGCATCTGCTACGGACTACAACTGTATGCCATCAGCCATGGGGGCCGATTGGCCGAGTCGACGCGACGTGAGTACGGGCGTGCGGTCATGACGCGTCAGGGCGACGACGCCCTCTGGGATGGACTGCCGCGACAGTTCAACGTTTGGATGAGCCACGGTGATTCGGTCGCGACACTACCTCCGGGCATGAAAGCCATCGGACAGACCGATGCGGTGCCGTTGGCGGCGATGTCGGATGCGTCGCGCCGCTTCTGGGGGATTCAATTCCATCCCGAAGTCGAGCACACTGAGCATGGCCGCGAGATTCTCCGGGCCTTCGTCTACGATATCTGCCATTGCCAGGGCGGATGGGATGCCGGCGTGTTTACCGAGCAGGCAATCACCGAAGTCCGACAGCAGGTCGGCGACGGCCACGTACTGCTTGGTGTCTCCGGCGGGGTCGATTCCGCTGTCCTGGCCGTCCTGCTCAAGCGCGCCATCGGCACGCGCTCCCATCCGGTCTTCGTCGACACCGGACTGCTGCGCGACGACGAGGCGACTGAGGTCACCGATGCGCTGCGTTCGGCGGGCGTCGAGATTCGACCTGTTGATGCCGGGCAACGCTTCCTGTCGGCTCTCGCGGGCGTTACCGATCCCGAGCTGAAGCGCAAGGCCATCGGTCGCGTCTTCATTGAAGTCTTCGAAGAAGAAGCCAAACGCATCGGCCCAATCGACTTTCTGGCGCAGGGAACGCTTTATCCCGATTGGATCGAGAGCGTTTCAGTTGCGGGGCCATCGGCGGTCATCAAGTCGCACCACAACGTCGGCGGCTTGCCGGATCGCATGCACTTGAAACTGGTCGAACCGCTCAAATGGCTCTTCAAGGACGAGGTCCGCGCTGTCGGACGTACCCTCGGTCTTCCGGCGCCCGTCCTCGGACGGCACCCCTTTCCCGGACCCGGTTTGGCGGTCCGCATCCCTGGGTCGATCACCTCTCCCGATCTGGCGCTATTGCGCGCCGCCGACCGCATCTTCATTGCCGAACTGCGGAACTCGGGATGGTACGACAAGGTCTGGCAGGCGTTTTGTGTCCTGCTCCCGGTGCACTCCGTGGGTGTCATGGGCGACCACCGCACCTATGAGAAGTCGCTGGCGCTGCGCGCGGTCACATCCGCCGATGGTATGACCGCTGACTGGGCCGAGCTGCCGTACGAGCTGCTCAAGCGTGTCTCGAATCGGATCATCAACGAGGTTCCCGGCATCAATCGCGTCTGTTACGACATTTCCTCCAAACCCCCGGCGACCATCGAATGGGAGTAG
- a CDS encoding AtpZ/AtpI family protein, with product MGRPNSSETGRWLRPIGLLTAIPFVLLVGPLIGYYLGDWLDRRYGTEPWLMVIFIVLGFTASGREVYKLIKSAARDTNGN from the coding sequence ATGGGCCGACCGAACAGTTCGGAGACGGGTCGGTGGCTGCGGCCGATCGGGCTGTTGACCGCGATCCCGTTTGTATTACTGGTCGGACCGCTGATCGGCTACTACCTCGGCGACTGGCTCGACCGCCGATACGGCACTGAGCCGTGGCTGATGGTGATCTTCATCGTGTTGGGATTTACAGCTTCCGGGCGTGAGGTTTACAAGTTGATCAAAAGTGCCGCGCGCGATACAAACGGCAACTGA
- a CDS encoding ATP synthase subunit I — MGLDFLSRVQRTTLILSAIVFVFVAVYHETMFALGYLIGATWSVANFWMLGRLIRSVLTPQEVAPRLTAAFAAVKFPVLYVGGYLLLRSEWFSPVALLSGFATLFLVVLLKALGRAFLHLDDQASESSSVCSRTQ; from the coding sequence ATGGGACTTGACTTCCTCTCACGCGTGCAACGAACGACGCTGATTCTCAGCGCGATCGTCTTCGTCTTTGTCGCCGTCTACCACGAGACGATGTTTGCGCTCGGATACTTGATCGGTGCGACGTGGAGCGTGGCCAATTTCTGGATGCTGGGACGCCTGATTCGTTCCGTGTTGACACCGCAGGAGGTCGCACCCCGCCTCACCGCCGCATTCGCTGCGGTCAAATTCCCAGTTCTGTATGTGGGCGGCTACCTTCTGCTCCGGTCCGAATGGTTCTCTCCCGTGGCGCTGCTTTCGGGATTTGCAACGCTTTTTCTTGTGGTGCTGCTCAAAGCTCTCGGGCGTGCATTCCTTCATCTTGATGATCAAGCGTCTGAATCCTCTTCCGTTTGCTCGCGGACTCAATGA
- the atpB gene encoding F0F1 ATP synthase subunit A, producing MTQLFHSIWVPLATVASSGDGHEPAASSGAPELPNIITILSGYFPGQTWAEFLHHWENVIYAFIVAIGLSLVSYFATRRATMMPGRLQNLLEMAVEGLDNFIGGILGPHGRRFTPFLGTLFLYIWCMNLFGLIPGMMSPTGGKNGINTTIALAVCVFFYVQYAGIRHMGVWGYIDHMMGTPRSVIQWVLVPLNLPIHLIGELAKPMSLSLRLFGNITGEDVLLAAFVMLGISATAFLHVPVGLPLHLPFIFLALLTGTIQALVFTLLSTVYFSMMLSEHEGH from the coding sequence ATGACACAACTGTTTCATTCCATCTGGGTCCCTCTGGCAACGGTGGCTTCGTCTGGCGATGGCCATGAGCCGGCGGCATCATCCGGCGCCCCGGAACTCCCGAACATCATCACGATCCTTTCGGGGTACTTTCCAGGTCAAACGTGGGCGGAGTTTCTTCACCACTGGGAGAACGTGATCTACGCGTTTATCGTGGCCATCGGACTGTCGCTGGTGTCGTATTTTGCGACCCGTCGCGCGACAATGATGCCGGGCCGTCTGCAAAACCTGCTGGAGATGGCGGTGGAGGGGCTGGACAACTTCATCGGCGGGATTCTTGGCCCGCACGGGCGACGTTTCACCCCGTTTCTCGGCACATTATTTCTCTACATCTGGTGCATGAACCTGTTCGGGTTGATCCCCGGCATGATGTCGCCGACCGGCGGAAAGAATGGAATCAACACCACCATCGCGCTGGCGGTGTGCGTGTTCTTTTATGTGCAGTATGCCGGAATCCGCCACATGGGTGTCTGGGGATACATCGACCACATGATGGGAACACCGCGCAGCGTCATCCAGTGGGTTCTGGTGCCGCTGAACCTGCCAATCCACCTGATCGGCGAGTTGGCCAAGCCCATGTCGCTGTCGTTACGTCTGTTCGGCAACATCACCGGCGAGGACGTGCTGCTGGCGGCATTCGTCATGCTCGGGATCTCGGCGACCGCCTTCCTGCACGTCCCGGTTGGACTGCCGTTGCATTTGCCGTTCATCTTCCTGGCGCTATTGACCGGCACGATCCAGGCGCTGGTCTTCACGTTGTTGTCGACCGTTTATTTTTCGATGATGCTATCCGAACACGAGGGCCATTGA
- the atpE gene encoding ATP synthase F0 subunit C, whose amino-acid sequence MDFRTALSLALPFGLALAAIGSGIGLGKAVAAAMEAMGRQPEAAGKIQTGMIIGAALIEALTIYALVAFFILQGRIQ is encoded by the coding sequence ATGGACTTTCGTACCGCACTCTCGCTGGCGCTGCCGTTCGGACTGGCGCTGGCGGCCATCGGTTCCGGCATCGGCCTGGGCAAGGCCGTAGCCGCGGCGATGGAGGCGATGGGACGCCAGCCCGAAGCGGCCGGCAAAATCCAGACCGGCATGATCATCGGCGCAGCGCTCATCGAGGCGCTGACGATCTACGCGCTGGTGGCGTTTTTCATCTTGCAGGGACGCATCCAGTAA
- the atpF gene encoding F0F1 ATP synthase subunit B, whose translation MNPQLQQIATHVVGFLIALWILRRFAWKPLLNLLEERRAKIRADFDAAEAKRRQSENLAAQYQQRLDAIEAEARQKIQEAVNEGRQVASELREEARGEAKRIIDKARADLDRDLAKAQVALKERMVGMTLSATERILRQTLDQEGHRRLIAGFIDELEQSQTR comes from the coding sequence ATGAACCCACAGTTGCAGCAAATCGCCACACATGTTGTCGGGTTTCTGATCGCATTGTGGATTCTCAGACGGTTCGCATGGAAACCGTTGCTGAATCTGCTCGAAGAACGGCGCGCGAAGATCAGGGCCGACTTCGATGCCGCCGAGGCCAAACGCAGGCAGTCAGAGAATCTCGCCGCACAATACCAACAACGGCTCGATGCCATCGAGGCCGAGGCCCGTCAGAAGATTCAGGAGGCGGTCAACGAGGGTCGCCAGGTCGCCTCGGAACTGCGCGAGGAAGCCCGCGGCGAGGCCAAACGCATCATCGATAAGGCGCGCGCCGATCTCGATCGCGATCTCGCCAAGGCCCAGGTCGCGCTCAAGGAGCGCATGGTCGGCATGACGTTGTCGGCGACCGAGCGCATCCTCCGTCAGACGCTCGATCAGGAGGGACACCGGCGCCTGATTGCGGGTTTCATCGATGAATTGGAGCAGTCACAGACACGCTGA
- the atpH gene encoding ATP synthase F1 subunit delta, with amino-acid sequence MTDDTRVARKYATALFDLANRQGQLRPVWGDLSALAAAIEQERRLLPVLSSPQLSPEQKKELLARALGASAHALVRNFLNFLIDKGRTSALLRMIQIYRELLDEIEGIVRATITTAVPLPDAERDQIITRLEKLSGKSVQSHTLVDPALLGGVVVLMGGEMIDHTVRHDLERLRETLSAVKVHHAA; translated from the coding sequence ATGACGGATGATACCCGCGTCGCTCGAAAGTACGCCACCGCGCTTTTTGATCTGGCAAATCGTCAGGGACAGTTGCGTCCCGTTTGGGGTGACCTCTCTGCGCTGGCGGCGGCCATCGAACAGGAGAGACGGCTGCTGCCGGTACTCTCCTCGCCCCAGTTGTCGCCGGAGCAGAAGAAAGAGTTGCTCGCCCGCGCCCTGGGTGCATCGGCGCACGCGTTGGTGAGGAACTTCCTGAATTTCTTAATCGACAAAGGCCGCACTTCGGCGTTGTTGCGTATGATCCAAATCTATCGCGAGCTCCTCGACGAAATCGAAGGGATCGTGCGCGCGACGATCACCACGGCGGTTCCGCTGCCGGATGCCGAACGCGATCAGATCATCACACGGCTGGAGAAGTTATCGGGCAAGTCCGTGCAATCCCACACGCTCGTCGACCCCGCGTTGTTGGGCGGCGTGGTTGTTCTCATGGGCGGCGAGATGATCGATCATACGGTACGTCATGATTTGGAGCGATTGCGCGAAACACTGTCGGCCGTCAAAGTGCATCATGCCGCATAG